One region of Ornithinibacter aureus genomic DNA includes:
- a CDS encoding cysteine desulfurase-like protein, with translation MPFDVASVRARFPSLAEGGAHFDGPGGSQVPDVVGRAIADTVTAAISNRGTFTPSERRADAVVADFRSAIADFLGADPRGIVHGRSATALTYDFSRTLAKNWGPGDEIVVTRLDHDSNVRPWVQAAQAAGATVRWVDFDPATGELTADAVAAVVTERTRLVATTAASNLIGTKPPVCHISRLAHAVGALHWVDGVHATAHASVDIAALGADVWTCSPYKFMGPHCGVLAASPDLLETLHPDKLLPSTNDVPERFEFGTLPYEALAGATAAVDFIAGLDASAEGDDPASGTRRERIEASMSAVRAHERALLDVLEPALRDLPGVTVHSNAAKRTPTLLFTVEGRDPQEILGLLAQRGVNAPAGHFYAIECSRHLGLGDVGGVRVGLAPYTSADDVDRLVTGLREIL, from the coding sequence ATGCCGTTCGACGTCGCCTCGGTCCGTGCCCGCTTCCCCTCGCTCGCCGAGGGTGGTGCCCACTTCGACGGGCCCGGTGGGAGCCAGGTGCCCGACGTCGTCGGCCGCGCGATCGCGGACACCGTGACCGCCGCGATCTCCAACCGCGGCACCTTCACCCCCTCGGAGCGGCGGGCGGATGCCGTCGTCGCCGACTTCCGCTCAGCGATCGCCGACTTCCTCGGCGCCGACCCGCGCGGCATCGTCCACGGCCGCAGCGCGACCGCGCTCACGTACGACTTCTCGCGCACGCTGGCCAAGAACTGGGGCCCCGGTGACGAGATCGTCGTGACCCGCCTCGACCACGACTCGAACGTGCGCCCGTGGGTGCAGGCGGCGCAGGCCGCCGGCGCCACGGTCCGCTGGGTCGACTTCGACCCCGCCACCGGCGAGCTGACCGCGGATGCCGTGGCGGCCGTCGTCACCGAGCGCACCCGCCTGGTCGCGACCACCGCGGCCTCCAACCTCATCGGCACCAAGCCACCGGTGTGCCACATCTCCCGGCTGGCCCACGCGGTCGGGGCGCTGCACTGGGTCGACGGGGTGCACGCCACCGCGCACGCCTCGGTCGACATCGCCGCCCTCGGGGCCGACGTCTGGACGTGCTCGCCGTACAAGTTCATGGGGCCGCACTGCGGGGTGCTGGCTGCCTCCCCCGACCTGCTCGAGACGCTGCACCCCGACAAGTTGCTGCCCTCGACGAACGACGTCCCCGAGCGGTTCGAGTTCGGCACCCTGCCGTACGAGGCGCTCGCCGGGGCCACCGCGGCCGTCGACTTCATCGCGGGCCTGGACGCGTCCGCGGAGGGTGACGACCCGGCATCCGGGACGCGTCGCGAGCGCATCGAGGCCTCGATGTCGGCGGTGCGCGCGCACGAGCGCGCGCTGCTCGACGTGCTCGAGCCGGCGCTGCGCGACCTGCCGGGAGTCACCGTGCACAGCAACGCGGCCAAGCGCACGCCGACCCTGCTCTTCACCGTGGAGGGGCGCGACCCGCAGGAGATCCTAGGCCTGCTCGCGCAGCGGGGGGTCAACGCCCCGGCCGGGCACTTCTACGCCATCGAGTGCTCGCGCCACCTCGGACTCGGCGACGTCGGCGGGGTGCGCGTGGGGCTCGCGCCGTACACGAGCGCCGACGACGTCGACCGGCTCGTCACCGGCCTGCGCGAGATCCTCTGA
- a CDS encoding GuaB1 family IMP dehydrogenase-related protein produces the protein MRFLNDLQPQHDLTYDDVFMVPNRSSVTSRLDVDLTSVDGTGTTIPLVVANMTAIAGRRMAETTARRGAITVIPQDIPAEIVRDVIAWQKSRHLVYDTPITLTPSTTVGEALVLLHKRAHGAALVTDGDRPVGIVTETDLTGVDRFTQLEDVMVRDMVSLPDGVDVESAFDTLSHARRRLAPVVTPDGRLVGILTRPGALRAHLYSPATDGTGRLRIAAAVGINGDVAAKAADLLDAGADTLVIDTAHGHQEKMIEALRAVRALDPQVPVVAGNVVSAQGTRDLIEAGADIVKVGVGPGAMCTTRMMTAVGRPQFSAVLECAAAARELGGHVWADGGVRHPRDVALALAAGASNVMIGSWFAGTLESPGDLYTDEAGRQYKESFGMASSRAVRHRTASDTAYERARKAMFEEGISSARMYVDPARPSVEDVIDEIVAGLRSSCTYAGARTLGEFHERATVGIQSTAGFAEGRPLHTSW, from the coding sequence GTGCGCTTCCTCAACGACCTCCAGCCGCAGCACGACCTGACCTACGACGACGTCTTCATGGTGCCGAACCGGTCCTCGGTGACGAGCCGGCTCGACGTCGACCTGACCTCGGTCGACGGCACGGGGACGACCATCCCCCTCGTCGTCGCGAACATGACCGCCATCGCCGGGCGCCGGATGGCCGAGACCACCGCCCGCCGCGGGGCCATCACGGTCATCCCGCAGGACATCCCGGCCGAGATCGTGCGTGACGTCATCGCCTGGCAGAAGTCGCGCCACCTCGTCTACGACACCCCCATCACGCTCACCCCGAGCACGACCGTCGGCGAAGCCCTCGTGCTGCTGCACAAGCGGGCCCACGGTGCGGCGCTGGTCACCGACGGCGACCGCCCGGTCGGCATCGTCACCGAGACCGACCTCACCGGGGTCGACCGGTTCACCCAGCTCGAGGACGTCATGGTGCGCGACATGGTGTCGCTGCCCGACGGGGTCGACGTCGAGTCGGCCTTCGACACCCTCTCCCACGCCCGGCGCCGCCTTGCACCGGTGGTGACCCCCGACGGCCGGCTCGTCGGCATCCTCACCCGCCCGGGCGCCCTGCGCGCCCACCTGTACTCTCCCGCCACCGACGGCACCGGCAGGCTGCGGATCGCCGCGGCGGTCGGCATCAACGGTGACGTCGCCGCCAAGGCGGCCGACCTGCTGGATGCCGGTGCCGACACCCTCGTCATCGACACCGCCCACGGCCACCAGGAGAAGATGATCGAGGCCCTGCGTGCCGTGCGGGCGCTCGACCCCCAGGTCCCCGTGGTCGCGGGCAACGTCGTCTCGGCGCAGGGCACCCGTGACCTCATCGAGGCGGGCGCCGACATCGTCAAGGTCGGGGTCGGGCCGGGCGCGATGTGCACGACCCGGATGATGACCGCCGTCGGCCGCCCGCAGTTCTCCGCGGTGCTGGAGTGCGCCGCTGCGGCGCGCGAGCTGGGAGGGCACGTCTGGGCGGACGGGGGCGTCCGGCATCCGCGCGACGTGGCGTTGGCCCTGGCCGCCGGGGCGAGCAACGTCATGATCGGCTCGTGGTTCGCCGGCACGCTCGAGTCGCCCGGCGACCTCTACACCGACGAGGCGGGCCGTCAGTACAAGGAGTCGTTCGGCATGGCGAGCTCGCGGGCGGTGCGCCACCGCACGGCCAGCGACACGGCCTACGAGCGGGCGCGCAAGGCGATGTTCGAGGAGGGCATCAGCTCGGCCCGCATGTACGTCGACCCGGCCCGCCCGAGCGTCGAGGACGTCATCGACGAGATCGTCGCGGGGCTGCGCAGCAGCTGCACGTATGCCGGCGCCCGCACCCTCGGCGAGTTCCACGAGCGCGCGACGGTCGGCATCCAGAGCACCGCCGGGTTCGCCGAGGGCCGCCCCCTGCACACCTCCTGGTGA
- a CDS encoding DUF445 domain-containing protein, with translation MAASPADAARRTGLRRMRLVALGLLAFAAAVFLATLRLDHDGVWGYVNTAAEAAMVGALADWFAVTALFRHPLGLPIPHTAIIPKRKNEIGRNLQEFVTENFLTEEIARERLATARVGERVGQWLGMPANRRRVMAEAVRVGRAGLGRLSDDEVRALVQDFLVPRLVKEPVSPIAGALLEGVVEQQTHQGLVDLALEHLREWLADNPGTYAAVLGERAPWWSPPWVDDKVIGWTYQQVIAWLRDIENDPRHPARQAFDDLLRRLAVDLQQDPEVMARAEALKELLLTHPQVPETVLGLWQSFRTALTTAMDDETSYFHTRGDELLENLGNHLVHDEVWRARLEARLGEAVSFFVNTYGSELAEVISVTVDRWDGKEAAERIELHVGRDLQFIRINGTIVGALAGLVIHGVAQALG, from the coding sequence ATGGCAGCATCCCCCGCCGACGCCGCACGCCGCACCGGGCTGCGGCGGATGCGGCTCGTCGCGCTCGGCCTGCTCGCGTTCGCGGCTGCCGTCTTCCTCGCCACCTTGCGCCTGGACCACGACGGCGTGTGGGGCTACGTCAACACCGCGGCCGAGGCGGCGATGGTGGGGGCGCTCGCCGACTGGTTCGCCGTCACGGCGCTGTTCCGGCATCCGCTCGGCCTGCCGATCCCCCACACGGCGATCATCCCGAAGCGCAAGAACGAGATCGGGCGCAACCTCCAGGAGTTCGTCACCGAGAACTTCCTCACCGAGGAGATCGCGCGCGAGCGCCTGGCGACCGCGCGGGTGGGTGAGCGCGTCGGGCAGTGGTTGGGGATGCCGGCCAATCGCCGCCGCGTGATGGCCGAGGCCGTGCGGGTCGGCCGTGCGGGGTTGGGGCGGCTGTCGGATGACGAGGTCCGCGCGCTGGTGCAGGACTTCCTCGTGCCGCGGCTGGTCAAGGAGCCGGTGTCGCCGATCGCCGGTGCGCTGCTCGAGGGGGTCGTCGAGCAGCAGACCCACCAAGGGCTGGTCGACCTGGCCCTGGAGCACCTGCGCGAGTGGCTGGCCGACAACCCCGGCACGTACGCGGCGGTGCTGGGCGAGCGCGCCCCGTGGTGGTCGCCGCCGTGGGTCGACGACAAGGTCATCGGCTGGACCTACCAGCAGGTCATCGCCTGGCTGCGGGACATCGAGAACGACCCGCGCCACCCCGCGCGCCAGGCCTTCGACGACCTGCTGCGGCGCCTGGCCGTGGACCTCCAGCAGGACCCCGAGGTCATGGCCCGCGCGGAGGCGCTCAAGGAGCTGCTGCTCACCCACCCGCAGGTCCCGGAGACCGTGCTCGGGCTGTGGCAGTCGTTCCGCACCGCCCTGACGACGGCGATGGACGACGAGACCTCGTACTTCCACACCCGCGGTGACGAGCTGCTCGAGAACCTCGGCAACCACCTCGTGCACGACGAGGTGTGGCGGGCCCGGCTTGAGGCCCGCCTCGGGGAGGCCGTGTCCTTCTTCGTCAACACCTACGGCAGCGAGTTGGCCGAGGTCATCTCGGTCACGGTCGATCGCTGGGACGGCAAGGAGGCCGCCGAGCGCATCGAGCTGCACGTCGGCCGGGACCTGCAGTTCATCCGGATCAACGGCACGATCGTCGGGGCGCTCGCCGGACTGGTGATCCACGGGGTCGCCCAGGCGCTCGGCTGA
- a CDS encoding MerR family transcriptional regulator — MKSSIPPTMRIGELAARVGVSTHVLRAWESRYGLLRPQRSAGGYRLYDHEDERRVREVIALRDQGVSAVEASRRVLEADRSGLSAIDDDIDDDATNASGSSFAAGHARAGGRARAVGTASGMGVNTSVPLRSDPPALVAQLLEAVSALDEDRAHAVLDVAFGERSVDSAIVDVLLPLFVRVGELWELGRIGIAQEHFASSLVRRRLGAMSLTWGVGSGPVAVLACPPGEFHDIVLLSFGVLLGRTGWRIRYLGPDTPVHSLAAAAQLTQADAVVLACRRPSGFRAHATALRRLGEDYPVWLAGRGATPRVLEEVGVRYLGADLVGAVAELTATARDRRNQREAAARPDGDGIPIDDSRANGNGNGIQGDGIRTDGIQGDGIRTDATTPTSATA, encoded by the coding sequence GTGAAGAGTTCGATACCCCCGACGATGCGGATTGGTGAGCTCGCCGCCAGGGTGGGCGTCAGCACCCATGTCCTTCGGGCATGGGAAAGCCGCTACGGGCTCTTGCGCCCGCAGCGATCGGCCGGGGGCTACCGCCTGTACGACCACGAGGACGAGCGCCGCGTTCGCGAGGTCATCGCCCTGCGGGATCAGGGCGTGAGCGCCGTTGAGGCCTCCCGCCGAGTGCTCGAGGCCGACCGGTCCGGCCTGTCAGCCATCGACGACGACATCGACGACGACGCGACCAACGCCAGCGGCTCCTCCTTCGCCGCGGGCCACGCAAGGGCCGGGGGGCGCGCCCGAGCCGTGGGCACGGCATCCGGCATGGGCGTAAATACGAGCGTCCCCCTGCGCTCCGATCCGCCGGCCCTCGTCGCGCAGCTGCTCGAGGCGGTGTCCGCCCTCGACGAGGACCGGGCCCACGCGGTGCTCGACGTCGCGTTCGGCGAGCGCTCCGTCGACAGCGCGATCGTCGACGTGCTGCTGCCGTTGTTCGTGCGGGTCGGTGAGCTGTGGGAGCTCGGGCGCATCGGCATCGCGCAGGAGCACTTCGCGAGCAGCCTCGTGCGCCGCCGCCTCGGGGCGATGTCCCTGACGTGGGGTGTCGGCAGCGGGCCGGTGGCGGTGCTCGCCTGCCCGCCCGGCGAGTTCCACGACATCGTGCTGCTGAGCTTCGGCGTGCTCCTCGGGCGCACCGGGTGGCGGATCCGCTACCTCGGGCCGGACACCCCGGTGCACTCGCTGGCGGCGGCCGCGCAGCTCACCCAGGCGGATGCCGTCGTGCTGGCCTGTCGTCGGCCCTCCGGTTTCCGGGCGCACGCCACGGCGCTGCGGCGACTCGGCGAGGACTACCCGGTGTGGCTGGCCGGCCGCGGCGCGACGCCGCGGGTGCTCGAGGAGGTGGGCGTCCGATACCTCGGGGCCGACCTCGTCGGAGCAGTGGCCGAGCTGACCGCAACCGCCCGCGACCGCCGAAACCAGCGTGAGGCCGCGGCCCGACCCGACGGCGACGGCATCCCAATCGACGACAGCCGCGCCAACGGCAACGGCAACGGCATCCAAGGCGACGGCATCCGGACCGACGGCATCCAAGGCGACGGCATCCGGACCGACGCGACCACCCCGACGTCCGCCACCGCCTGA
- a CDS encoding SRPBCC family protein translates to MTTTIERRVMTATDPDRVFAYLTDFRNAKQWDSGTTSCEVVLGDGGPGTVYRNVSEFAGTTVELEYTTQTLEHVAPLMKPLLDRLGDRTAEQLKSTLDRL, encoded by the coding sequence ATGACCACGACCATCGAGCGCAGGGTGATGACGGCGACCGACCCAGACAGGGTGTTCGCGTACCTGACCGACTTCCGCAACGCGAAGCAGTGGGACTCGGGGACGACGTCCTGCGAGGTGGTCCTCGGTGACGGCGGCCCCGGCACCGTCTACCGCAACGTCTCCGAGTTCGCCGGCACCACCGTCGAGCTGGAGTACACGACGCAGACCCTCGAGCATGTCGCGCCGCTGATGAAGCCGTTGCTCGACCGCCTCGGCGACCGCACCGCGGAGCAGCTGAAGAGCACGTTGGACCGGCTGTGA
- a CDS encoding NAD(P)H-binding protein, giving the protein MTDPSTTPRRALVTGATGYIGSRLVPRLLDEGWQVRVLTRSADKVAPRAWRDRVEVVEGDAASPDTLARALSDVDVAYYFLHSMDGQGNFVERDRELAQTFGRCAADAGVGRIVYLSGLHPHDGELSDHLASRVEVGDILLASGVPTAVLQAAVILGSGSASFEMLRHLTTRLPAMITPKWLDNRIQPIAVRDVLHLLVAAADLPPEENRTFDIGGPDVLTYREMINRFATIAGLRPRLIVSVPVLTPYLASQWVGLVTPVPTGVAKPLVGSLLHEVVCTEHDIDDLVGAPPQGYLDYDRAVADALAGDGVDPRPEPGTADPARITAADPDWAGGRRPRRQS; this is encoded by the coding sequence GTGACCGACCCTTCGACCACGCCCCGGCGCGCGCTCGTCACCGGCGCCACCGGCTACATCGGCTCGCGCCTCGTCCCCCGTCTGCTCGACGAGGGCTGGCAGGTGCGGGTGCTCACCCGTTCCGCCGACAAGGTCGCGCCGCGCGCCTGGCGTGACCGGGTCGAGGTGGTGGAAGGGGATGCCGCGTCACCCGACACGCTCGCACGCGCGCTCTCCGACGTCGACGTCGCCTACTACTTCCTACACTCGATGGACGGCCAGGGCAACTTCGTCGAGCGTGACCGCGAGCTCGCGCAGACCTTCGGGCGGTGCGCCGCGGATGCCGGGGTGGGCCGGATCGTCTACCTCTCGGGGCTGCACCCCCACGACGGTGAGCTGAGTGACCACCTCGCCTCCCGGGTCGAGGTCGGCGACATCCTGCTCGCGAGCGGGGTGCCGACGGCGGTGCTCCAGGCCGCGGTGATTCTCGGCTCGGGGTCGGCATCGTTCGAGATGCTGCGCCACCTGACGACCCGCCTGCCGGCGATGATCACGCCGAAGTGGCTCGACAACCGTATCCAGCCGATCGCCGTGCGCGACGTGCTGCACCTGCTCGTCGCGGCCGCGGACCTGCCACCCGAGGAGAACCGCACCTTCGACATCGGCGGCCCGGACGTGCTGACCTACCGCGAGATGATCAACCGGTTCGCCACGATTGCCGGCCTGCGCCCGCGGCTCATCGTCTCCGTGCCGGTGCTCACCCCCTACCTCGCGAGCCAGTGGGTGGGGCTCGTGACGCCGGTGCCCACGGGCGTCGCGAAGCCGCTCGTCGGCAGCCTGCTCCACGAGGTCGTGTGCACCGAGCACGACATCGACGACCTGGTCGGTGCCCCGCCCCAGGGCTACCTCGACTACGACCGGGCCGTCGCCGACGCCCTCGCCGGTGACGGGGTCGACCCGCGCCCCGAACCGGGCACCGCCGACCCCGCGCGCATCACCGCCGCAGACCCCGACTGGGCCGGGGGACGCCGCCCGCGCCGTCAGTCGTGA
- a CDS encoding CPBP family intramembrane glutamic endopeptidase, producing MNVVAEFRAFLRAALVTPVERYHTESDAAFRRRRVVAAVTLVIGAVILAFALRIEPGDPRFYGATFALAGVWAGGAFLSGPLHLGRAHTRGGSGSSRAVVQSLALGVMLLALFMVGALVVARIPVLREPVQELLDHARVGSLPLVALITVVNGIAEELYFRGALYAAVGRRHAVAVTTVVYALVTAAAGIPLLVLAAALVGLVVAFQRRVTGGILGPIVTHLTWSLGMLFLLPPVLDALS from the coding sequence GTGAACGTCGTCGCCGAGTTCCGGGCGTTCCTGCGTGCCGCCCTCGTGACGCCCGTGGAGCGTTACCACACCGAGAGCGATGCCGCCTTCCGCCGTCGCCGGGTCGTCGCCGCCGTCACGCTGGTCATTGGGGCGGTGATCCTGGCGTTCGCGCTGCGCATCGAGCCCGGTGACCCGCGGTTCTACGGGGCCACCTTCGCACTGGCCGGTGTCTGGGCGGGTGGAGCCTTCCTCTCCGGCCCGCTGCACCTCGGCCGTGCCCACACCCGAGGCGGCTCGGGGTCCAGCCGTGCCGTCGTGCAGTCGCTCGCCCTCGGGGTGATGCTCCTGGCGCTGTTCATGGTCGGGGCGCTGGTCGTGGCCCGCATCCCGGTGCTGCGCGAACCCGTCCAGGAACTGCTCGACCACGCCCGGGTCGGTTCGCTGCCCCTGGTTGCCCTCATCACCGTCGTCAACGGCATCGCCGAGGAGCTGTACTTCCGCGGAGCCCTCTACGCCGCCGTCGGGCGCCGGCACGCGGTGGCGGTGACCACGGTGGTCTACGCCCTCGTGACCGCCGCGGCCGGCATCCCCCTGCTCGTGCTCGCCGCGGCCCTCGTCGGGCTCGTCGTCGCCTTCCAGCGGCGGGTGACCGGCGGCATCCTCGGCCCCATCGTCACGCACCTGACCTGGTCGCTGGGCATGCTCTTCCTCCTGCCGCCCGTGCTCGACGCCCTGTCGTGA
- a CDS encoding cryptochrome/photolyase family protein: MTAILWLRRDLRRADHPALLAAREAATASGGDLVVAFVVDPRLWDGGGAARRAWLAATLKATDEAYDGALTLLHGNPRTVIPELAARVGATSVHVSRETTPAGRRRDEVVAGTLRSAGVEWVETGTPYAVGPGLVVSGSGDPYKVFTPFSKAWRAHGWPAPAPTSRELPLRRVDSDPQAIAAVAAALEAAGLPELPPAGEKAALARWREWRERALTAYADDRNRPDLDGTSRLSPYLKLGVVHPRTLLADLAGETGKGAHTFENELAWREFYADVLWHHPRTAWEDLRPEMAGMRYDEPEDAIEAWKAGRTGYPIVDAGMRQLLTEGWMHNRVRMIAGSFLTKDLHVWWPLGARHFMEHLIDGDIASNNHGWQWVAGTGTDASPYFRVFNPVTQGLRFDPDGDYVRRWVPELAHVPGAAAHEPWDVADGYAHGYPARIVDHAAERIEALDRLQASKS, translated from the coding sequence ATGACCGCGATCCTCTGGCTGCGCCGCGACCTGCGCCGTGCCGACCACCCCGCCCTGCTCGCCGCCCGGGAGGCGGCCACGGCATCCGGGGGTGACCTGGTGGTCGCGTTCGTCGTCGACCCGCGCCTGTGGGACGGGGGAGGGGCCGCGCGGCGCGCTTGGCTGGCGGCCACCCTGAAGGCCACTGACGAGGCCTACGACGGCGCCCTGACACTGCTCCACGGCAACCCTCGAACGGTCATCCCCGAGCTCGCCGCCCGGGTGGGGGCCACGTCGGTGCACGTGTCGCGCGAGACCACCCCGGCCGGGCGACGCCGGGACGAGGTCGTGGCCGGGACGCTGCGGTCCGCCGGGGTCGAGTGGGTCGAGACGGGGACGCCGTATGCCGTGGGGCCGGGTCTGGTCGTGAGCGGCTCGGGGGACCCGTACAAGGTCTTCACGCCGTTCTCGAAGGCGTGGCGTGCCCACGGGTGGCCTGCGCCGGCGCCCACCTCGCGCGAGCTCCCGCTGCGGCGAGTCGACAGCGACCCGCAGGCCATCGCTGCGGTGGCCGCTGCCCTCGAGGCGGCCGGCCTTCCCGAACTGCCCCCCGCCGGGGAGAAGGCGGCCCTCGCGCGGTGGCGCGAGTGGCGGGAACGGGCGCTCACGGCATACGCCGACGACCGCAACCGGCCCGACCTCGACGGCACCTCGCGGCTGTCGCCGTACCTGAAGCTCGGTGTCGTGCACCCGCGCACGCTGCTCGCCGACCTCGCGGGGGAGACGGGCAAGGGGGCGCACACGTTCGAGAACGAGCTGGCCTGGCGCGAGTTCTACGCCGACGTGCTGTGGCACCACCCGCGCACCGCCTGGGAGGACCTACGGCCCGAGATGGCAGGGATGCGTTACGACGAGCCCGAGGACGCGATCGAGGCCTGGAAGGCTGGTCGCACCGGCTACCCGATCGTCGACGCCGGCATGCGCCAGCTGCTCACCGAGGGGTGGATGCACAACCGGGTGCGGATGATCGCGGGCAGCTTCCTCACCAAGGACCTGCACGTGTGGTGGCCGCTCGGGGCCCGGCACTTCATGGAGCACCTCATCGACGGCGACATCGCCTCGAACAACCACGGCTGGCAGTGGGTGGCCGGCACCGGAACTGACGCCTCGCCGTACTTCCGGGTGTTCAACCCGGTGACGCAGGGGCTGCGCTTCGACCCCGACGGTGACTACGTGCGGCGGTGGGTGCCCGAGCTGGCGCACGTGCCGGGTGCCGCGGCGCACGAGCCGTGGGACGTCGCCGACGGTTACGCCCACGGCTACCCCGCGCGGATCGTCGACCACGCGGCGGAGCGCATCGAAGCCCTCGACCGCCTCCAGGCAAGCAAGTCCTGA
- a CDS encoding TerC family protein has protein sequence MFTSLPSSLLAAAAPAAAEPATAIESIGTPTLWALTIGAVIVLLIVDFLITRRPHEVSMKEALGWSAFYIAIPVAFGVWIWQSFGGQTGLEYYTGYLVEKSLSVDNLFVFLLLLTAFAVPRELQQRVLLIGIIGALILRGIFIALGAQMIATFSWTFLLFGAVLLVTAVKVLRDAMSHEDKAIDIGSIKSVRLIRRFMPVTDTYEGTRLMVKQAGRRALTPLALVIVAILATDIVFAVDSVPAVYGITGDPYLVFATNAFALLGLRALYFVVEGALGSLRHLGHGLAAILAFIGVKLVLHWAHGVWTWIPEVPTLLSLGVIVGILALATTTSILANRREARRELAGADAGDSEASDAERDRAERDRAEV, from the coding sequence GTGTTCACATCTTTGCCCTCGTCCCTGCTCGCTGCCGCGGCACCCGCGGCCGCTGAGCCCGCGACCGCCATCGAATCGATCGGCACGCCCACGCTCTGGGCGCTGACCATCGGCGCGGTCATCGTGCTGCTCATCGTCGACTTCCTCATCACCCGCCGGCCGCACGAGGTCTCCATGAAGGAGGCGCTGGGCTGGTCGGCGTTCTACATCGCCATCCCGGTGGCCTTCGGTGTGTGGATCTGGCAGTCCTTCGGCGGCCAGACCGGTCTGGAGTACTACACCGGCTACCTCGTCGAGAAGTCGCTGTCCGTCGACAACCTGTTCGTCTTCCTCCTGCTCCTCACCGCCTTCGCCGTGCCGCGTGAGCTCCAGCAGCGAGTGCTGCTCATCGGCATCATCGGTGCGCTCATCCTGCGCGGCATCTTCATCGCCCTCGGCGCCCAGATGATCGCGACGTTCTCGTGGACCTTCCTGCTCTTCGGTGCCGTCCTGCTCGTCACCGCCGTCAAGGTGCTGCGCGATGCCATGTCTCACGAGGACAAGGCCATCGACATCGGCTCCATCAAGTCGGTCCGCCTCATCCGTCGGTTCATGCCCGTCACCGACACCTACGAGGGCACCCGCCTCATGGTGAAGCAGGCCGGCCGCCGCGCCCTCACCCCGCTGGCCCTGGTCATCGTCGCCATCCTCGCCACCGACATCGTCTTCGCGGTTGACTCGGTGCCCGCGGTCTACGGGATCACCGGTGACCCCTACCTGGTCTTCGCGACCAACGCGTTCGCCCTGCTCGGCCTGCGCGCCCTCTACTTCGTCGTCGAAGGGGCGCTGGGCTCGCTGCGTCACCTGGGCCACGGCCTTGCCGCGATCCTCGCCTTCATCGGCGTCAAGCTCGTGCTCCACTGGGCTCACGGGGTGTGGACCTGGATCCCCGAGGTCCCGACCCTGCTCTCGCTGGGTGTCATCGTCGGCATCCTCGCCCTGGCCACGACGACGAGCATCCTCGCCAACCGTCGCGAAGCACGGCGCGAGCTGGCCGGCGCCGATGCTGGCGACTCCGAGGCGAGCGACGCCGAGCGCGACCGCGCCGAGCGCGACCGCGCCGAGGTCTGA